The bacterium genome has a segment encoding these proteins:
- a CDS encoding response regulator gives MATDRLTILMIDDDPDDITIVRGLLERVPVWTVDLIGCLNAGDAVQQTLHRKPDLILLDFNFGAFSGLDVLPSLRGAGYQGPVVLLSGCGQEELATMVRAGLSDFLSKDSLSSLTLYHAITLALEKRQLPQRGNRSTSPRPSSTTPLTTSSRPPFPR, from the coding sequence GTGGCCACCGATCGGCTAACCATTCTCATGATCGATGATGATCCGGATGATATCACTATCGTCCGCGGGCTGCTCGAACGCGTGCCCGTCTGGACAGTCGACCTGATCGGTTGCCTGAATGCCGGCGACGCGGTCCAACAGACCCTCCACCGCAAGCCCGATCTCATTCTCCTGGATTTCAACTTCGGCGCCTTTTCCGGGCTGGATGTCCTGCCCTCGCTGCGCGGCGCCGGGTATCAGGGGCCGGTTGTGCTTTTGTCCGGGTGCGGGCAGGAGGAGCTCGCGACCATGGTCCGCGCCGGATTGAGCGATTTCCTCTCGAAGGATTCTCTCTCCAGTCTGACCCTGTATCACGCCATCACCTTGGCTTTGGAAAAACGCCAACTACCTCAACGTGGGAACCGCTCTACTTCGCCCCGGCCCTCCTCGACCACACCGCTGACGACATCATCGCGTCCGCCTTTTCCACGGTAA
- a CDS encoding ABC transporter substrate-binding protein, giving the protein MRRLGILSALALTLTLTHCAQKQDTIRVGVFSSLTGGTATFGISSTQGVQMAADEWNARGGLLGKQIELIIEDDQSKPDEAALAVTKLINQNRVVAILGEVASSRTLAGAPIAQKAGIPLITPASTNPKVTKVGDFIFRVCYVDSFQGVVCARFATQKLGLKRLAILKDIKNDYSVGLAEYFKQNAIALGAEIVAEQSYSEGDTDFRAQITSIKGANPECIFIPGYYTEVGLIAKQVREQNINAVLLGGDGWDSPRTPEIGGEAVEGAFFCNHYSADDTSQLVQSFVQRYKERHGYVPDAMAPLSYDAANMLFAAIQRAGTTEGRAIRDAIAQTRNFPGICGSVTIDEERNARKSAVVLQITGGKFKVYDIIQP; this is encoded by the coding sequence ATGAGACGCTTAGGCATCCTGTCCGCGCTGGCCCTCACGCTGACTTTAACGCATTGCGCCCAAAAGCAGGACACCATCCGCGTCGGAGTCTTCAGCTCACTGACCGGCGGGACCGCTACCTTCGGCATTTCGTCGACACAGGGTGTGCAGATGGCGGCGGACGAGTGGAACGCCCGCGGCGGCTTGCTTGGCAAACAGATCGAGTTGATCATTGAAGACGATCAGAGCAAGCCCGACGAAGCGGCCTTGGCGGTCACCAAGCTGATCAATCAGAACCGGGTGGTGGCCATCCTTGGCGAAGTGGCCTCGTCGCGGACACTGGCCGGCGCGCCGATCGCGCAAAAAGCCGGCATTCCCCTCATCACTCCCGCTTCGACCAATCCTAAAGTGACCAAAGTCGGCGATTTCATCTTCCGGGTCTGCTATGTCGATTCGTTTCAGGGCGTGGTCTGCGCTCGGTTCGCCACCCAGAAACTGGGCCTGAAGCGCCTGGCCATTCTCAAGGACATCAAGAACGATTACTCGGTCGGATTGGCCGAGTACTTCAAACAGAATGCCATCGCCCTGGGCGCCGAGATCGTCGCCGAGCAATCCTATTCGGAAGGCGACACCGATTTCCGCGCGCAGATCACCTCGATCAAGGGCGCCAATCCGGAGTGCATCTTCATTCCCGGCTACTACACCGAGGTCGGCCTGATCGCCAAGCAGGTGCGCGAGCAGAACATCAACGCCGTGCTGCTGGGCGGCGACGGCTGGGATTCACCCCGCACCCCCGAGATCGGCGGCGAGGCGGTCGAGGGCGCGTTCTTCTGCAACCACTACTCGGCCGATGACACCAGTCAGCTGGTGCAGAGTTTTGTCCAGCGCTACAAAGAACGCCACGGGTATGTGCCCGACGCGATGGCGCCGTTGTCCTATGACGCCGCCAACATGCTGTTTGCGGCCATTCAGCGCGCCGGCACAACCGAGGGACGCGCCATTCGTGACGCGATCGCGCAGACACGCAATTTTCCCGGCATCTGCGGCTCGGTGACCATCGACGAGGAGCGTAACGCGCGCAAGTCGGCCGTGGTGCTGCAAATCACCGGTGGAAAATTCAAGGTCTACGACATCATTCAGCCGTAA